The sequence below is a genomic window from Gossypium hirsutum isolate 1008001.06 chromosome A11, Gossypium_hirsutum_v2.1, whole genome shotgun sequence.
GTCTACAACCACTACTATGAACTTTTTATGGGCTGAAGCTATTGGGAATGGACCAATGATATCAATTCTCTAGGTCTCAAATGACTAAGGACTCAACATGACTTTAAGAGGTTCTGCTAGTTGTCACTGCACTTGAGTATATCTCTGGTAAGATTCTCAAGTATGAACTAAATGATGCGTATCCTTCTGAACCATAGGCCAATAATACATTTGTTTAAAAATCTTCTAGGCAAACAACCTTCCACCCAACTGGTCACCAAAGATACTTTCATGAATTTCTCGCATTATGTATTCAACCTCAAATAGTGTTAGACATTACAACAACAAATGTGAAAATCCATTTCTATGCAGTACACCCTCTAAAAGGGTATACCTAACAGTTGTAggataaaataaattatcaaattcatcaattttaagatttttttcaaACATGTGTAATATGTAATAATGACATACCTCACAACTTTGTGTTGTAGCTTTGCGAGCTCTTTCTTGTCCAACTGATCATTTGCTCCTTGCAATGTGCGAACTATAAGAGTCATCCATATCTCCTCTTGATCTATACTAAAAACTTGTGACATGCTGTAGTTCAGGGTATCCCTGTACTCTAGTAAAATTTTTCCTATTTGTTTAATGATGATAGGGGATGCCAACTTAGACAAAGTGTCTGCATATGTGTTATCACTCCTTGAAAGTTGTTTTATATGTACTTTGTCAAATCCTGCAAATAGTTGGGCTGCAATTGAATGATATTTCTTCAACACTAGTTCCTTTATCTCGTATTCACCATTCATCTGTCTATCTACTAATTAGAAATCTGTATAGATGATCAGGTCTTTCACTCTTAGCTGGCGTGCTAGTTGCAACCCTGATATTAAAGCCTCATATTCTACTGTGTTGTTAGATGTCTGAAATCCAGAAGATAACCCATACTTCCATTCATTCTCACTAGGATCAACTAGAAGCACCTTTACTCTTGACCCCGTCTTGGCTGCGGAGCCATCAACATAAACTAACCACATTTTCGAGTTATCAGGCACATCTACACCCTCTCGATGTGAACTAACTAATAGGTTGCATGCAACAGATGAAAAATGAGATCTTAGAATAAAGTGTAGGTTCATCGTAAATTATCATAGAAATAAAAAGTTTAGTAATTGTTGTTCATCAATTCTCATAGGAGATTGCAAATATCATACATTTTTAAGTTCataaaacatttatataaaaCATTTATAGCATAGTATTTCAAGTTGTAAGCTACACTACTTGCTGGATCAACATGTTTATTAAAAGAGCACTCAACTATAAAGTTAGCTAATATTTTCCCCTTTATTGTTGTTCTCAGGGCAAATTCCATGCCAAACTCGGCCAACTCGATACTCCACTTTGTCACCCTCCATGAGGTATCAGCTTTAGATAATATTTCCTTTACAGGTTGATTTTTCGTGACGAAAATTGGATAAGTTTGGAAATAGGGATGCAATTTGTGAGCTGCAATAGTTAGAGTAAAGATGAATTTTTCAGTTTTTGAATACCTTAGTTCACTGTTTTTGAATACCCTACTAACATAGTATACTGGGAATTGGCAAACATATTTTGTTTTAACTAGGACCGTTGCAACTGTTTCCTCTGAGGTAGCCAATTATAAGTAAAAGGGTTTCTCCCACTCACGGTGACTTCAGAAATCGTGGAGATGTAAGGTATGACTTATGTTTTTCAAAGGCTACTTGGCATTCTTCAGTCCATGAAAATGAAGTCCTTAAAGCTTTGAAAAAAGGGTGTTACTTGTCCGCTATCCTGGAGATGAACCTGTTAAGTGTCACAATCTTCCCCATGAGGCGTTGAATATCCTTAATTGTTCGCAGAGGAGAAATTTCTAGGATACTATAAATCTTTTCTGGGTTCACTTTTATCCTCTTCCCTAAAATCATAAAACCAAAGAACATGTCTGCTCGCCCACCAAAAGCACACTTCTCTGGGTTCAACTAAATGTTGTGAGCCCTCAAAATAGCAAACGCCTCTGATAAGTTTTGTACATACTCCTCCATAGTGGTACTTTTCACCAACATATCATCGATGTAGACTTTGACACCACGTCCTATTTGTTCCTTAAAAATTCTATTTACCAGCCTCTGATAGGTTGCTTCCGCATTCTTCAAGCCAAAAGGCATGACCTGATAACAAAACAACCCCTCTTCAATGATGAAAGTTATTTTCTCATGGTCACCTTGGTCCTTGTAACTCAAACAAGCATCCATGAAACTCATGAACCTGTGACTTGAAAAAAATCAACCAAACGATCAATCGAAGGCAAAGGAAGGCTGTTTTGGGGGCACGCCTTGTTTAGGTTGGTaaaatcaatacacatcctccaCTTGTCATTCGCCTTCTTTATCATGACCACTTTTGAAACCCAGTCTGGATATTCAATTTCCCTAATAAACCCTGCTGACAATAATTTAGCTACCTCTTATCTCACGGCTTCCACTATATCCGAAGCAAATATCCTCTTTTTTGTTTAACTGGCTTTACTTCAGGGAGCACATTTAGCCTCTAGACAATTTCTTGTGGGTCTATCCTTGGCATATCTGCAGCTGGGCAAAAACATCGGAGTTCGCCTTTAAACACTAAACCAAAATGCTCTTTACTTCAGGTGGCAATGCTAATGAAATCCTTATTGTCATTTCTTCATCGTAATCGAATATTTGTAAAGTCTTGGTGTGCTCTATCACTTTAAGCTTATTGCTTCATCCCTCTTATCTAGGCTATCCAAGTCTAATGCTTAACTACTTAACTTTGACTGCTGCAAACTCCGTCCTTTGGATGCGGGCTCTTGTGCTTGCCTTACAAACAACATATGACATTGCACTACTATCCATTGGTTAGATCGCATGAACCCGACCCTTGTCCTTGTTGGGAACTTGATCTTCATACAAAATGTTGCTATCACCATCTTCGCCATCCTCATTATCGGACGTCCAAAAAAGGCGTTATATACCATAAAATGGTCCATAACAAAAAATTGAATATACTCTATAGTCGTATACTTACCGTCTCCTAGTGTGACTGGCAAAGTGATAGAACCCTTCACCTCGACTAGGTGGTTTGCAAAACCATACAATGTGCCAGCTTTGGATGAAGCCTATTCCTTCAATCTCATCTTTTGATAAACTTCCCAGGTCAGAATCTCCACCGCGCTTTAATTGTCAACAGATATTATCTTAACTTCAAAACTTGCGATCATTGTAGAGACAACCATTGGGTCATTTCCTGCCTCGCTGCACACTAGTTATTCATCATCGTTAACAAACTCAACATTCCACTTTCCCTGCTGACACTGCCTCTTAGGTGTATTAATTGACATTACACTCCTCATGTGTACTTTACTCTTCGCATTAGAACTTACCCAATTCTCATATATGCCCACAATCACATGTATAGTACCTCTGACTTCTTCTTACCCTTAGGATTGCCACGAGAACTCTGACCCTGCTTAGTAGTACCTTGATCCTCAAACTTGGCAAGATCACCATTCCTCACAGTCTCTTcaatagcatcattcaaaataaaacattattcAGTTTTGTGACTCGCATCATTATGGAAAACATGCCTATCTTTTGAATTTGAACTCCTTGTACTGTGCCTTATAGGAGATGGATTGGGCAAGATGCCTAAACTCTTCACCTGGTTCAAAATATAAGCACGGATAGCATTCAAAGGAGTATAAACTTCAAACCTGCCTTGAGGGATGTACTTCCTTGTATGTTCAGGCTGAGATATCTAAGAGGCCCTAGGTGAATCATTTTGTGTCTGCGTTTTCTGCTGCCTATCGTTTCATGCACGTAAAGCCTGATTGGGCGGTCCTTATCTGCTATGAGCTCCTTCTCTATTTCTGAATTGTTTGTCATCTCTTTGAAATGTGCCACGTGTCGCCCCTTTTATCTCTTTTGCCTCAACGAATTTGTGGGTCCGCTCATATAAGTCCCTCAAACTTTGATGCCTGTTATCAGTGAAGGAATACTGTACATGTTCATTCTATAATCCCATTATAAAGGCATCGATGGCCTTCTAGTCTTCAAGGTTCTTCGTGTTCAGTATTGCCTTATAAAATCATTTCACGTAGTCTTGAAGAGACTCTCTTTCTCTTTGTTTCATAGACATCAATCTTATAGGAGTGCTCATGATTGTCTTGTGGGATATGAACCTTCCTAAAAACATCTGACCCAATTGAGAAAAACTTCGGATAGAGCCTTAAGGAAGGGACAAGTACAAATCATTCACATTCCTCTTAAGCGTTATGGAGAAGGCTTTACACTTCACAGAGTCTGAAGCTACTAATACATTCTTGTAAGCATTATACTACATCAGGTGAGCTCGTGAGTCCCTTCTTCTTTCAAAAATGTCCTTCAGGACCTTAAAATCAAGTGGTAAACTCATTGTTGCTATCTTTGGGGCCAAAGGATTGTTGGAACAGAAAAGCCAGTCCATGTCCCAAAACTCAGGATGTAATGCCCTCACATCTCATCGTAATGCATCCATCTCATTTTGACATTCCCTCGAATACAAGCCTAGACCTTCTTCCTGCATGGTTACATTATCATGGAAATTGGAGTTATCGAATTGTACCTTTCTTTGGAGCTCCTCATTCTGCTTCAAGAACTTCTGTTGGAAAGTCTGCTACTATTCAAACCGTGCATTCTGTAAGACCATTTGTTCCCTCATCTACTCTTGAAGAGCAAGAAACTGCTGTTGCAACCCTTCTTAACCAGAAGTAAGTAGTAGCCCACGGCCGGAAGGAATGTTCAAGCCAAATGGGCTCAAAACTCTCGGATGAGTTACATTACCCAAGTTTATCGGTCGGTCAGCAAACTGCCCGGCAAATAAATCTATCGCAATGGGTTGGTTGCCAAAACTTGAGGCTCCAACCTATCCAAATGAAAGATTAATAGGGAATTTTTCATTTGGGTTAGCCATTGTGATTTTTCAAACTGAAAGAAATCGGTTGATCGGAAGTTTGTCCACGCTCACCACACCAATTGTTGAGTGTTTTTGTTGTGTCTTATTGAATAGGATAATCGAgtatttatatacataattacTGTTTATGGAATTGACGTTCTAGGTAAGTTCCATGCATGTTGACACATGTACTACTCTAGACTTAACACGTGTTCATCAGTCTGCCTGTTATACTTCGTGGCCTTCACATGCGAACTCCCTAATTATGTGAACTAGGCTCGCGTTCGCGAGCCCTTTTGGCGAACCCTCACTGTGAGACCTACATGCATCCAACTGGTAGGGCCCATGTACGGGTTGCGGGTAGGTAATCCGGATTATGCTTTTGAGTTGGTAATCAGAAATACATAACaaaccttattttaattatttttttttcagtttactgttttggtttatttcaaattttgCACAATGAGTTATTATGGttcatttttgagaaaatttgtgTATTCGGTTGAAATTCTTTACTTATTTTGCATAATTTGGTATAGTGCctcaatttaaatatatataaatattcgtgatttttttttctcaaagtattgtgaatttatataaaatttacatgTTAATAATCTTTTATATTGATAATTGACACATTAAacactcatattatttttatgtcaCTCCATgtgtcaatttttttttcattttatattttaaaatttaacataagatttaattttaattctaaatatatattttaattaataacaaatcattaatgtgaataattatttaatatattgataGTGGAGATTTTAATTTCATATACGAAATTAAAAACATCAAATgtcattaattaatatttaaaaaataaaaaaatatatttggtaTACTGTTAgtgagtttttagactccacaagtaaGAGAATTGACAAGTGTTCTATaagatatagtaaaatattaaaaaataaatatttttaaaaaagagacATAAGTTTTTTAAGTctacttgtggaataaaaaaaaaaccatcaatGTATCAAATACTAACCCTTAAGAATAATTAAATGTCGATTTCAAAACtttacttataaaattaaaaaatcaactaatgtatttataatttatatcaaaatagCTCACTACcatataatcatatttaaaacTTGATTTGAAAATTTCAGAACTTAAAAAAGTGTTCTCTTTAGTCGACTGAATTATTAGTGAAGTGAAAATGATATGTATATAAGCAAGAATGAGATCAAAATCATTGTTAAGGGAAGATGGagataaacttttaaattttcgaGGAAACCAAAgctaaaagttttattttaactaaaagaaaatagaaaattttcatttgttcaaataaCTAAAAGACTTAAAttgaatgattaatatttaagagaaaacattaatgaaaattttccacTGCCCAATGGGGCCTGTCAGCCCCCTTGGCTTTGTCTCTGTAGATTTTATAATACCAGTTACATATTCGATCCTGAGCAATCCCTACAGTTTACTgaaattgggctttgggtttgTAAAAGCTTCCAAATCCAAGTGTACCAAAGGGTTATTGGGCTGAAAATGGTGATTTTGAGTTGGCTCTTGCCAAAAtccatttctttttctcttttttagcCCAAATTTCGATCCTAGAAACCCTAGCCGGGATAATCTATTTATTAGATTTTCTTCCAAACCCTAACCTCATTTCACTACTCTCTGCCGCCTCCAAGAGAGAGTTCTTACAGCCGTCCAAATGGGTCGTGTCATCCGAGCTCAGCGTAAGGGTGCGGGTTCCGTCTTCAAGGCCCACACCCACCACCGCAAGGGTCCCGCCCGTTTTCGCAGCCTCGACTTCGGTGAACGAAACGGCTACCTCAAAGGCGTCGTCACCGATGTTATCCACGACCCAGGCCGCGGTGCGCCCTTAGCTCGCGTCGTGTTCCGTCACCCGTTCCGTTACAAGAAGCAGAAGGAACTGTTCGTCGCTGCTGAGGGTATGTACACCGGACAGTTCGTGTACTGTGGTAAGAAGGCCACCCTTATGGTCGGAAACGTGTTGCCTCTTAGATCTATCCCCGAAGGAGCTGTCGTTTGCAACGTGGAACACCACGTTGGTGATCGTGGGGTTTTCGCTAGGGCTTCTGGTGATTATGCCATTGTTATTAGTCACAACCCTGATAACGACACTACCAGGTCTCTAATTTCATActcttgttttaattttaattttaatttcgatTTATTTGCTTTAATTATATGCCTTGTTTATGACAAAGGAGCTCTATAGAAGTGGTAAATGCCTAGAAATAGTGACGTTGCTTTAATTATCCATCGAAACACATGTATTGGTTTTAGTTTGACGAATAGTGTTCATTTAGCTTCTATTGGTTACTGGCCTTTACATGTCACATTTCATTATCCTTTTGTCTTTTTTGCGTA
It includes:
- the LOC107913004 gene encoding 60S ribosomal protein L8-3, whose product is MGRVIRAQRKGAGSVFKAHTHHRKGPARFRSLDFGERNGYLKGVVTDVIHDPGRGAPLARVVFRHPFRYKKQKELFVAAEGMYTGQFVYCGKKATLMVGNVLPLRSIPEGAVVCNVEHHVGDRGVFARASGDYAIVISHNPDNDTTRIKLPSGSKKIVPSGCRAMIGQVAGGGRTEKPLLKAGNAFHKFRVKRNCWPKVRGVAMNPVEHPHGGGNHQHIGHASTVRRDAPPGQKVGLIAARRTGRLRGQAAATAAKADKA